In Phycisphaeraceae bacterium, the genomic stretch CACGATGGGCACGAAGCGGGCGATGATGATCGTCTTACCGCCATGCTTTTCGAAAAAACGGTGTGTACGTTCGAGGTGCGAGCGTTTGAGAAACCAGCGGTCTTTAGCCATCGCGCGCGGGCCGACAAACTTTCCGATGTGGTAGTTCACCGTGTCGCCGATGATCGCAGCCGCCAGCAGCAGGCCGCCCAGATAAAACACGTTGAGACCCATTTCCGGGTTGGCTGCGATAGCGCCTGCGGCAAAGAGCAGCGAATCGCCGGGGAGGAACGGCGTCACGACAAGGCCGGTTTCCGCAAAGATGATCAGAAAGAGAATCCCGTACGTCCAGACACCGTAGTTCTGCACGAGTTCCGCCAGATGTTTGTCGAGGTGGAGGAACAGGTCGATGAAATGGCGGATGGTGTCCATGAATGCTCCGGTCGTGGGGCGGCATTGTAAGCCGCGGCCAAAGCCACGGAAGCCGTGTCCGTACGGCTTCCGATGAATCCCCGATCATGTGGCACCCAGATAGGCCTTCCTGATCTGATCGCTGGCTGCTAGTCGATCGGCTGTATCCGCCATGGCGATTGAGCCGACTTCGAGGACATAGGCGTAATTCGCCGCTTGCAAGGCCATGTGAACATTCTGCTCCACCAGCAGCACCGTCGTACCTCCGCCCTCATGGGCGTTGATCTGACGAATGATTTTGAAAATTAACTGGACGATCTGCGGCGCCAGACCCAGCGAAGGTTCGTCGAGCAGAAGCAGGCGAGGCTTGCCGATCAGCGCCCGTGCGATGGCGAGCATCTGCTGCTCCCCGCCTGAAAGCGTGCCGGCATTTTGAGTGAGTCGTTCGCGCAAACGAGGGAACAGATGCAGAGCCTCTTCAAGCCGGTCGGCATATTGCCTGGCTGTGAGTCGGTGCGCATGGCCGCCGATCCGCAGATTTTCCGCAACGGTGAAGTTGGCAAAAATACCCCGCCCCTCAGGGACGTGGGCGATTCCCATCTCAACGATACGGTGGGGCTGCAGGCCGACGATGGATCGGCCATCAAAGGTGATCCGCCCGCGTGTCGGCCTGATGAGGCCGGAGATCGCGCGGAGCGTCGTGGATTTACCTGCTCCGTTAGCCCCCAACAGTGCGACGACCTGGCCTGCCTCCACCTGCAGCGTCACATCGTGCAATCCGCGGATTGCGCCGTAGTGGACATCGAGTTGATTTAGCTCAAGGAGTGCCATCGTGTGCCAGCATTCGGAGTCAGAGGTTCATGGATCGTCAATACTGCTTGCGGTGGAAGTTTCCGCTTGCGGAGTTCCTCACGCGGTCAGGGGTTTGGGTGATCGGTTGTCTTGCTGCTTTCTCCGAGGTACGCCTCGATTACTTGCGGGTCGCTCTGCACCTGACTGGCGGTGCCGCAGCAGATCACTTCTCCATGGTCGAGCACGGTGATGCGATCGCAGATATTCATAATCAACCCCATGTCGTGATCGATCAGCAGGATTGTCAGGTTGAACTCCTGACGGATCTGGCGGATAAGCTCCGCCAGCGCGCGTTTTTCACCGGTATTCATGCCCGCTGCCGGTTCGTCCAGCAGCAGGACCGCAGGACCAGTCGCCAATGCCCGCGCGATTTCCAGGCGGCGCTGGTCGCCATAGGGCAGGTTTCTCGCGGTCTCATGTCGGCGCGAGTCGAGGTTGAACTTATGCAGCAGGTCGAGGGAATGATCGGTGACCGCGCGTTCCTCTCCGCGATGTCTTGCCGTGCGGAGCAGCGCAGCCGCGATGCCATGTCGGGCGCGGAGATGACAGGCGACCCGGACGTTATCGAGGACCGATAGATCGGGAAACAGCCGGATGTTCTGAAATGTCCGGGCGATTCCGGCATGTGCGACACGATGCGGCCTTAATCCGTTAATCGTCCGACCGTGAAGCTCGATCCGGCCCGCCTGTGGGTGATAGACGCCGGTCACGAGGTTGAAGATCGTCGTTTTTCCCGCACCGTTGGGTCCGATGAGGCCGTGCAAATCACCCGGAAAGAGATCGAGACAGACATCCTGAACAGCTTTGAGGCCGCCGAAGGAAAGCGATACCTGATTCAGTCGCAGGATTGGGGTCACGGCTGTCCCCCCGGATGACGACGTGCCCGCCAGCGAGACCAGATCGGCAGATCCCAGATTTCACGCACGCCAAAGAGTCCCTGCGGTCGAACGATCATGATGACGATGAGCATGGCCGCATAAATCACCATGCGGTAGTCGGCGAATTGCCGCAGAGCTTCGGGCAGGATCGTCAGCACTGCGGCGGCAAGGACTGCGCCGGAAATCGAACCCATCCCGCCGAGGACGACCATGATGACGATGTCGAATGATTTCTGGAATCCAAGCTCGCCGGGGTTGAGCAGGTTGCCGACCTGATGGGCAAACAGAGCACCCGCCACTCCCGCGAAGAATGCCGCGATGACGAAGGCGCGGACCTTGTACCGTGTCGTCGGTACGCCGATTGCGGCGGCGGCGATCTCGTTTTCACGGATCGCCAGGAAAGCGCGGCCAAAGGTTGAGTTTTTGATCCGATAGGCGACCAGGAGCATGACGGTCACGGCCGTTCCCACCCAGAACAGGCTGGAATAAAACGGGAGCGTGAACCCCAGCGGCCCGCCGACATGGTTGAATAATTCGTACCAGCGAAGTGCGGTTAACTTTTGCGGCCGGTCAATGACGGGACGGGTCGATTCGATGATCACTCGCACGATTTCGCCGAAGCCGAGCGTGACGATAGCAAGATAATCGCCGCGCAGCCGCAATGACGGCAACCCCACGAGCAGCCCGAAAAAGGCTGCGACCAGACCGCCTGCAATCATTGCGCCGACAAAGAGTAGATCACCCCAGCCGAAGTAGGGACCGACATATCGGCTCGGATCGAGCGTCAGACTGAGAAATCCGCCGTGAAAGGTATTGGGATCGCCCCAGAAATAAAACGAGCCGTAATACATGACGTAACCAGCGGCATAACCGCCCAGTGCCATGAAGCCCGCGTGACCGATGGAGAACTGTCCTGTGTACCCGTTGACGATGTTGAGCGACACCGCCAGGACGATGTTGATGCCGATATCGATGAGGATTTTCTGAGGGTACGCACCGAACCATCGCTCGGCGTAGCAATGGAGAACGAGAGCCACTGTCAGGCCAATCACCAGCGGCAGGACGCTGCGGATGAAGGCTTCGACACGAGACGGCGCAAGCTCGCGTGCCCGCTTCGACAGGTTGGATGCCAGCGAGGGCGGTGCGAGTTTAGCGGAGCCGTCACCCATTCAGAC encodes the following:
- a CDS encoding DedA family protein; amino-acid sequence: MDTIRHFIDLFLHLDKHLAELVQNYGVWTYGILFLIIFAETGLVVTPFLPGDSLLFAAGAIAANPEMGLNVFYLGGLLLAAAIIGDTVNYHIGKFVGPRAMAKDRWFLKRSHLERTHRFFEKHGGKTIIIARFVPIVRTFAPFVAGIGAMSYGKFIAFNVIGAVAWVVGFMAAGYWFGNLEYVKRNFTLVILAIIVISILPGLIEVLRARRAKSEESPQRSDSQ
- a CDS encoding ABC transporter ATP-binding protein codes for the protein MALLELNQLDVHYGAIRGLHDVTLQVEAGQVVALLGANGAGKSTTLRAISGLIRPTRGRITFDGRSIVGLQPHRIVEMGIAHVPEGRGIFANFTVAENLRIGGHAHRLTARQYADRLEEALHLFPRLRERLTQNAGTLSGGEQQMLAIARALIGKPRLLLLDEPSLGLAPQIVQLIFKIIRQINAHEGGGTTVLLVEQNVHMALQAANYAYVLEVGSIAMADTADRLAASDQIRKAYLGAT
- a CDS encoding ABC transporter ATP-binding protein, encoding MLRLNQVSLSFGGLKAVQDVCLDLFPGDLHGLIGPNGAGKTTIFNLVTGVYHPQAGRIELHGRTINGLRPHRVAHAGIARTFQNIRLFPDLSVLDNVRVACHLRARHGIAAALLRTARHRGEERAVTDHSLDLLHKFNLDSRRHETARNLPYGDQRRLEIARALATGPAVLLLDEPAAGMNTGEKRALAELIRQIRQEFNLTILLIDHDMGLIMNICDRITVLDHGEVICCGTASQVQSDPQVIEAYLGESSKTTDHPNP
- a CDS encoding branched-chain amino acid ABC transporter permease gives rise to the protein MGDGSAKLAPPSLASNLSKRARELAPSRVEAFIRSVLPLVIGLTVALVLHCYAERWFGAYPQKILIDIGINIVLAVSLNIVNGYTGQFSIGHAGFMALGGYAAGYVMYYGSFYFWGDPNTFHGGFLSLTLDPSRYVGPYFGWGDLLFVGAMIAGGLVAAFFGLLVGLPSLRLRGDYLAIVTLGFGEIVRVIIESTRPVIDRPQKLTALRWYELFNHVGGPLGFTLPFYSSLFWVGTAVTVMLLVAYRIKNSTFGRAFLAIRENEIAAAAIGVPTTRYKVRAFVIAAFFAGVAGALFAHQVGNLLNPGELGFQKSFDIVIMVVLGGMGSISGAVLAAAVLTILPEALRQFADYRMVIYAAMLIVIMIVRPQGLFGVREIWDLPIWSRWRARRHPGGQP